One Paenibacillus sp. FSL H7-0737 DNA segment encodes these proteins:
- a CDS encoding ABC transporter ATP-binding protein → MIQLTEVSKYYQERCAVDRITFTVEKGEVFGFLGPNGAGKTTTMRMMTGLLQSTSGEILINGMNISCHKKEIHAQIGVVFELPNLYMRSSIRNNLELFADLYRVAGNRVNEVMETLQLLDKEKAKVSSLSKGWKQRVLIARALLHKPQVLFLDEPTSGLDPNSASLIRNHVKRIQEEGTTIVLTTHDMHEAEALSDRVGIMHAGALVALDEPHRLKTIYGKPEIEVKYQQDGKVVMKSWPIAEEATKDHIYQLMSTNQILSMHSKEASLADVFAALTGSELS, encoded by the coding sequence TTGATTCAGCTAACTGAGGTCTCAAAATATTATCAGGAGAGGTGTGCAGTTGATCGAATTACTTTCACGGTGGAGAAAGGTGAGGTCTTTGGATTTCTAGGTCCCAATGGTGCAGGGAAGACTACAACGATGCGAATGATGACAGGGCTTCTTCAGTCTACAAGCGGAGAAATTTTAATTAATGGCATGAATATTTCATGTCATAAAAAAGAAATCCATGCTCAAATTGGTGTTGTTTTCGAGCTTCCGAACCTATACATGCGTAGTTCTATTCGAAATAATCTGGAGCTGTTCGCTGATCTGTATAGGGTAGCAGGAAATCGAGTGAATGAAGTCATGGAAACCCTCCAGCTGTTAGATAAGGAAAAAGCTAAAGTAAGCAGCTTATCCAAAGGCTGGAAGCAGCGTGTTCTAATCGCCAGAGCATTATTACATAAGCCTCAAGTGTTGTTTTTAGATGAGCCTACAAGTGGGTTAGATCCAAATTCAGCTTCACTCATACGTAATCACGTCAAGAGAATTCAAGAAGAAGGCACAACCATCGTCTTAACGACGCATGATATGCACGAAGCCGAGGCATTAAGCGATAGAGTGGGCATCATGCACGCTGGTGCTTTGGTGGCACTCGATGAACCGCATAGACTTAAGACCATTTATGGTAAACCAGAAATTGAAGTTAAATATCAGCAGGATGGGAAAGTGGTTATGAAATCCTGGCCGATTGCAGAAGAAGCTACTAAAGATCATATCTATCAGCTAATGTCTACGAATCAAATTCTAAGTATGCACAGTAAAGAAGCTTCGCTGGCAGATGTATTCGCTGCCCTGACGGGAAGTGAGCTAAGTTGA
- the queF gene encoding preQ(1) synthase, which translates to MQEVTLLGNQGTQYKFGYDPAILEVFDNKHPGRDYFVKFNCPEFTSLCPVTGQPDFATLYISYIPEQKMVESKSLKLYLFSFRNHGDFHEDCVNIIMNDLISLMDPRYIEVWGKFTPRGGISIDPYCNYGRPGTKYEAMAEHRLMNHDLYPEKVDNR; encoded by the coding sequence ATGCAAGAAGTCACTTTACTTGGTAATCAGGGAACGCAGTACAAGTTTGGTTATGATCCAGCTATTCTTGAGGTGTTTGATAACAAGCATCCAGGGCGTGATTATTTTGTTAAATTCAACTGCCCTGAGTTTACTAGCTTATGTCCTGTTACTGGTCAGCCGGATTTTGCCACACTGTATATTTCGTATATTCCTGAACAGAAAATGGTGGAATCTAAATCATTAAAGCTGTATCTGTTTAGTTTCCGTAACCACGGTGACTTTCATGAGGACTGCGTCAACATTATTATGAATGATCTGATCTCACTGATGGACCCACGATACATTGAGGTATGGGGCAAGTTCACTCCGCGTGGAGGCATATCTATTGATCCTTATTGCAACTATGGAAGACCGGGTACGAAGTATGAGGCGATGGCGGAGCACCGCTTAATGAATCACGACCTCTATCCAGAAAAAGTGGATAACCGCTAA
- a CDS encoding FecCD family ABC transporter permease yields MHRTTLSPNENERRTRAITVLAVLAILIVVVFIVSMNTGFMRLSPREVLHTLLGDGTHQQKLILFDFRLPRIVISLLVGAGFAVSGCILQSLARNALAEPATLGISAGAGFAVIIFISFFPATTAAPVFVLPLLALGGASLTAALIYILAYRKADGLSPTRLILIGIAVAAGINACQLVLALRLDPNNYQFVATWIAGKIWGGDWRFVLALLPWIAILLPFAFYKARILNVLNLGDHTSVGLGMRVEKERILLLVTAVALAGSCVAVSGGIGFVGLIAPHLARKLVGPRHQVLLPASALTGALLMITADTIGRWVLQPAEVPTGIVVAIIGAPYFLYLLAKSKA; encoded by the coding sequence ATGCACAGAACAACCCTTTCTCCCAATGAAAATGAACGCCGTACACGTGCTATTACAGTGTTAGCGGTCCTTGCCATATTGATCGTTGTTGTTTTTATTGTCAGTATGAATACAGGATTTATGCGTCTATCCCCACGGGAGGTATTACATACACTGCTGGGTGATGGAACTCATCAGCAAAAGCTTATTTTATTTGATTTCAGATTACCTCGCATCGTAATTTCATTGTTGGTTGGAGCGGGCTTTGCGGTGTCAGGCTGTATTTTACAAAGTCTCGCAAGAAATGCACTTGCTGAACCGGCTACGCTGGGCATAAGTGCGGGTGCTGGTTTTGCGGTAATCATTTTTATCTCGTTTTTTCCGGCTACAACAGCAGCTCCGGTATTTGTCTTGCCGCTCTTAGCGCTTGGAGGGGCTAGCTTAACCGCCGCTTTAATCTATATTCTTGCTTATAGAAAAGCAGATGGTCTATCTCCAACAAGGTTGATCCTTATCGGGATTGCAGTCGCTGCCGGAATTAACGCTTGCCAGCTGGTGTTGGCACTTCGGCTTGATCCCAATAATTATCAGTTTGTAGCGACTTGGATCGCCGGGAAAATATGGGGTGGCGATTGGAGATTCGTCCTTGCTCTGCTACCTTGGATAGCGATTCTGTTACCGTTCGCCTTCTATAAAGCCCGTATTCTTAATGTATTGAATCTAGGGGACCATACTTCAGTAGGACTTGGAATGCGAGTGGAGAAGGAGCGTATTCTTCTTCTAGTGACTGCAGTTGCGCTTGCCGGCTCCTGCGTTGCTGTAAGTGGAGGAATTGGCTTTGTCGGCCTAATTGCACCACATCTTGCCCGCAAGCTTGTTGGACCCCGTCATCAGGTATTATTGCCCGCTAGTGCGTTGACAGGGGCGCTTCTTATGATTACTGCTGATACTATCGGCAGATGGGTGTTACAGCCTGCAGAAGTTCCAACAGGCATCGTGGTTGCGATCATTGGTGCACCTTACTTTTTATATTTACTCGCCAAATCGAAAGCATAA
- a CDS encoding ABC transporter ATP-binding protein, with translation MSERLNTEELSIGYAEATIVKGLNLTIPTGKITALVGANGSGKSTILKTMARIMKPKSGSVMLDGKSIHNFSTKEVARQLAILPQNPTAPDGLTVSELVSYGRFPHQKGFGTMTAEDRSIISNAITVTGMEPFHDRPIDRLSGGQRQRAWIAMALAQETDILFLDEPTTFLDMAHQLEVLQLLQKLNEEEGRTIIMVVHDLNHATRYAQHMVAIKSGTVVSEGSPTEVMTPDVLREVFGIEADIVPDPRTGVPLCLPYELAAYKAV, from the coding sequence ATGTCAGAACGTTTGAACACAGAAGAGTTAAGTATTGGGTATGCAGAGGCTACAATTGTTAAAGGGTTGAACTTAACTATCCCTACGGGAAAAATAACCGCACTAGTGGGCGCTAACGGTTCTGGTAAATCTACAATTCTTAAAACAATGGCCCGGATCATGAAGCCTAAGAGCGGCAGTGTAATGTTGGACGGTAAATCGATCCATAACTTTTCAACGAAAGAGGTAGCTCGTCAGCTTGCGATCTTACCGCAAAACCCAACAGCTCCAGACGGACTAACGGTCTCTGAACTTGTCAGCTATGGTCGCTTCCCGCATCAAAAAGGATTTGGCACAATGACAGCAGAGGATCGCAGCATTATCTCCAACGCAATCACTGTTACAGGTATGGAGCCTTTCCATGACCGTCCGATTGACCGCTTATCTGGAGGACAACGTCAGCGTGCTTGGATCGCTATGGCATTGGCGCAAGAAACTGACATTCTATTCCTGGACGAACCAACAACATTTCTAGATATGGCTCACCAGCTTGAAGTTCTACAGCTTCTGCAAAAGCTGAATGAGGAAGAAGGCCGTACCATTATCATGGTAGTGCATGACTTGAATCATGCTACTCGTTATGCGCAGCATATGGTAGCTATTAAGTCCGGTACTGTGGTTAGTGAAGGCTCACCTACAGAAGTTATGACACCAGATGTACTGCGTGAAGTTTTTGGAATTGAGGCAGATATTGTTCCAGATCCACGTACAGGTGTGCCGCTGTGTCTTCCTTACGAGCTTGCGGCCTACAAAGCTGTGTAA
- a CDS encoding cysteine hydrolase family protein yields MGNSTALLIIDVQEAMFSYPDQKLYDEEGVMERIISLQNKARVAGTPIVYIQHTEDEEYTKGTPTWQISHRITPQEGEVIVEKPTWDAFHRTELQEELQKLGITNLVICGMQSEFCLDTTIRRAYSMGYKSVLVQDAHSTFDNGVLNSSEIVKHHNAVIGGRFAQLRAESEVQF; encoded by the coding sequence ATGGGAAATTCAACTGCACTATTAATTATCGATGTTCAAGAAGCTATGTTCTCCTATCCTGATCAAAAGCTGTACGATGAAGAGGGTGTAATGGAGAGAATTATTTCCCTTCAGAACAAAGCTAGGGTTGCAGGTACTCCAATAGTTTATATTCAACACACCGAAGATGAGGAATATACAAAAGGTACGCCCACATGGCAGATCAGTCACCGCATCACACCGCAGGAAGGCGAAGTTATTGTGGAGAAGCCTACTTGGGATGCTTTTCACCGAACCGAACTGCAAGAGGAGCTACAGAAGCTGGGGATCACGAATCTGGTGATTTGTGGGATGCAAAGTGAGTTCTGCCTAGATACGACAATAAGACGCGCATACAGTATGGGGTATAAGAGTGTTCTCGTCCAAGATGCTCATAGCACCTTTGATAATGGGGTTCTGAATAGTAGTGAGATCGTTAAGCATCATAATGCGGTAATCGGAGGGAGATTCGCCCAGTTACGAGCTGAAAGCGAGGTTCAGTTCTAG
- the queE gene encoding 7-carboxy-7-deazaguanine synthase QueE: MSKIPVIEMFGPTIQGEGAVIGVKTMFVRTYGCDYRCGWCDSAFTWDGTAKDKVRMMTSEEIMNELLAIAGDNFDCVTISGGNPALIGDGLGSFINLLHERGIQAAIETQGSKWQDWFNDVDVLTISPKPPSSGMTTNWEILDNIMSKMEKLGRSMHSLKVVVFDDKDFDYAKDIHQRYPNVQLFLQPGNDDVTEEGDISARLLGRLEWLFNKVIVDADMNRVRVLPQLHALIWHNKRGK; encoded by the coding sequence GTGAGTAAGATTCCTGTAATTGAAATGTTCGGTCCGACCATTCAAGGTGAAGGTGCGGTAATTGGTGTGAAGACAATGTTTGTCCGCACCTATGGCTGTGATTATCGCTGTGGCTGGTGTGACTCTGCTTTTACTTGGGATGGTACTGCTAAGGATAAGGTTCGAATGATGACCTCGGAGGAAATTATGAATGAACTTTTAGCTATAGCTGGAGATAATTTCGACTGTGTTACGATTTCAGGCGGAAATCCTGCTTTGATTGGTGATGGGCTGGGCTCTTTTATTAACCTGCTACATGAGCGAGGGATACAAGCTGCAATAGAAACTCAGGGGAGTAAATGGCAGGATTGGTTCAATGACGTGGATGTGCTGACAATTAGCCCTAAACCCCCAAGCTCAGGAATGACGACGAATTGGGAAATTCTAGATAACATCATGAGTAAAATGGAGAAACTGGGTCGTTCTATGCATAGCTTGAAGGTCGTAGTGTTTGACGATAAGGATTTTGATTATGCAAAAGACATTCACCAGCGATATCCCAATGTGCAGCTCTTTCTGCAGCCTGGGAATGATGATGTCACTGAAGAAGGCGACATTTCTGCTCGACTTTTGGGAAGGCTGGAATGGTTGTTTAATAAAGTAATCGTAGACGCTGATATGAATAGAGTACGTGTCCTTCCACAGCTGCATGCATTGATCTGGCACAATAAGCGTGGCAAGTAA
- a CDS encoding ABC transporter permease, whose protein sequence is MSYQIWKLFKHESKDILRNPATVILIILPIFMAKIIITVVDKSGLDFMLFSTWILFAQVMVGIMITGPGLIEERESKTYDALLITPLSRGQIITAKAGSVLVFSLLSQLIVYVLNQGLTMDLLPSLMYMLLGGIIFVQVGIIIGLKVSSSKNGSAICSAFMVVFFLVASVYVALPEWTYPIFVILPSIEIVQNLNSILNGEGVLLLESLLLLLWIVVLSLWIQKTGKA, encoded by the coding sequence TTGAGTTATCAGATATGGAAGCTGTTTAAACATGAAAGTAAGGATATACTGCGTAATCCTGCGACTGTAATTCTAATAATTTTGCCTATATTTATGGCTAAAATCATCATCACTGTAGTGGACAAGAGCGGTTTGGACTTCATGCTTTTTTCTACATGGATATTATTTGCGCAAGTGATGGTTGGGATCATGATTACCGGCCCAGGATTAATTGAGGAGCGGGAGAGTAAGACTTATGATGCGCTGTTGATTACTCCGCTAAGCAGAGGCCAGATTATTACAGCGAAAGCTGGATCTGTTCTTGTTTTTTCTTTGTTATCACAGCTGATTGTTTATGTACTAAATCAAGGTTTGACAATGGATTTACTCCCTTCCTTAATGTATATGTTATTGGGTGGAATTATCTTTGTGCAAGTTGGAATTATCATTGGTTTAAAGGTAAGTTCCTCCAAAAATGGTTCAGCCATTTGCTCCGCATTTATGGTCGTTTTTTTCTTAGTAGCTTCTGTGTACGTCGCTCTTCCAGAGTGGACCTATCCGATCTTTGTAATTCTGCCAAGTATTGAAATCGTCCAGAATTTGAACAGTATTCTAAATGGAGAAGGAGTATTGCTCCTAGAAAGCCTGCTTTTGCTCTTGTGGATTGTGGTGCTTTCGCTCTGGATTCAGAAGACGGGCAAAGCGTAG
- the queC gene encoding 7-cyano-7-deazaguanine synthase QueC — translation MNKKALVVFSGGQDSTTCLVWALKQFEEVQVVTFNYNQRHAAEIEVATEIAAKFNVKQHILDLGLLNQLAPNALTRQDIDIVAGEGDELPSTFVDGRNLLFLSFSAILAKQLGYSHIVTGVCQTDFSGYPDCRDVFVKSLNVTLNLSMDYEFAIHTPLMWLDKKETWKMADELGYFDYVREHTLTCYNGIIGSGCGTCPACLLRQRGLEQYEAERMEAGS, via the coding sequence ATGAACAAAAAAGCACTCGTCGTATTTAGCGGCGGACAAGATAGCACCACTTGCCTGGTTTGGGCATTGAAGCAGTTTGAGGAAGTGCAGGTAGTTACCTTTAATTATAATCAGCGTCATGCGGCTGAAATCGAAGTTGCTACAGAAATAGCAGCTAAGTTTAATGTAAAACAGCATATCCTTGATCTTGGGCTGCTTAATCAGCTGGCACCAAATGCACTAACCCGCCAGGATATTGATATCGTTGCTGGCGAAGGTGATGAGCTTCCTAGTACATTTGTTGACGGACGGAATCTGTTATTTTTGTCTTTTTCCGCAATATTAGCTAAACAATTGGGTTACTCCCATATCGTCACTGGTGTCTGCCAAACGGACTTTAGCGGGTATCCGGACTGCCGTGATGTATTTGTGAAATCATTGAATGTTACGCTGAATTTATCTATGGACTATGAGTTTGCGATACACACTCCATTGATGTGGCTGGATAAAAAAGAAACGTGGAAAATGGCCGATGAACTGGGTTATTTTGATTATGTTCGCGAACACACATTGACCTGTTACAACGGTATTATTGGCAGTGGCTGCGGTACTTGTCCAGCCTGTCTGTTGCGTCAGCGTGGTCTTGAGCAATATGAGGCGGAGAGAATGGAGGCCGGATCTTAA
- the murB gene encoding UDP-N-acetylmuramate dehydrogenase encodes MNIDKIQNDLEQLMTAGIVKSHENLKDHVYTKMGGKADILAAPATYEEIQKIVTYAEQNGINLTVLGNGSNVIIRDGGVRGIVLQTAGLTDVGIRDNLLYAECGAKIIDVSRYALDMELTGLEFACGIPGTVGGALYMNAGAYGGEVKDVLHSALAITKSGQLVTLQGDELQWGYRKSVFASGEYIVLEAKFALTSGDALSIKAKMDELTYLRESKQPLEYPSCGSVFKRPPGRFAGQLIQESGLQGTRIGGAEVSKKHAGFIVNADNATASDYIGLIHHVRATVKDKFGVELETEVEIIGEE; translated from the coding sequence ATGAATATTGACAAAATTCAAAATGACCTAGAGCAGTTAATGACTGCAGGGATTGTGAAGAGTCATGAGAACTTAAAAGATCACGTGTATACCAAAATGGGCGGTAAAGCTGATATTTTGGCAGCACCAGCTACTTATGAGGAAATTCAAAAGATCGTTACATATGCGGAACAGAATGGGATAAACCTTACGGTACTTGGGAACGGCTCCAATGTGATTATCCGTGATGGAGGTGTGCGCGGAATAGTTCTGCAAACAGCAGGACTAACGGATGTGGGGATTCGAGACAATCTCTTATATGCGGAGTGTGGAGCCAAGATTATTGATGTTTCCAGATATGCACTGGATATGGAGCTTACGGGTCTTGAGTTCGCCTGTGGCATTCCAGGAACGGTTGGTGGAGCGCTTTACATGAACGCAGGTGCTTATGGCGGAGAAGTTAAAGATGTATTGCACAGTGCGCTGGCTATAACTAAGAGCGGGCAATTGGTGACTCTGCAAGGGGATGAACTGCAATGGGGTTACAGAAAAAGCGTGTTCGCAAGCGGTGAATACATCGTGCTTGAGGCGAAATTTGCTTTGACTTCCGGAGATGCATTATCCATCAAGGCGAAAATGGATGAACTTACTTACTTGCGTGAATCCAAGCAACCGCTTGAGTATCCCTCCTGTGGGAGTGTCTTTAAACGTCCTCCAGGTCGGTTTGCAGGTCAGTTAATTCAAGAGAGTGGCTTACAGGGAACAAGAATCGGTGGTGCTGAGGTATCCAAGAAGCATGCAGGATTTATTGTGAATGCTGATAATGCAACCGCCAGCGATTACATTGGGCTAATTCACCATGTAAGAGCGACTGTGAAGGATAAATTCGGAGTGGAGCTTGAAACTGAAGTGGAGATCATTGGAGAAGAGTAA
- a CDS encoding ABC transporter substrate-binding protein — MFLFNRKRFGSMKLTMVGLMVMVLFLSACGNNNPGNASNAGTDKATAPTAEATEAPAAPKTLTDAMGHEVTIPANPGRVLGSYLEDALVTLGVTPVAQWSVTNGIQDYLSTELKDVPTISYDLPLEAVTSFAPDLILIPSESSVQNGIYDQLNKIAPTYVIGDKLNQDWRKSLLKIGEILNKTPEAEKAIKDYEDKAAAAKEKLKGAIGEESVAILWLVQKNFYIVDETRSSGAVLYTDLGVKLPNLVTEIPVGTRATWNPISLEKLSELTADHIILVNSDKTEGSEILDSAIWKGIPAVKAGNVHEMSSTSSWLYSGANAGGKIIDDVLKSFVK; from the coding sequence ATGTTTTTGTTTAACAGAAAAAGATTTGGAAGCATGAAATTAACGATGGTCGGATTAATGGTGATGGTGCTATTCTTATCCGCTTGCGGTAATAATAATCCCGGTAACGCTTCAAACGCAGGAACAGACAAAGCGACGGCACCTACTGCTGAAGCTACAGAAGCTCCTGCAGCCCCTAAGACGTTAACGGATGCAATGGGACATGAAGTAACGATTCCAGCTAATCCTGGGCGTGTACTGGGTTCTTATTTGGAGGATGCTTTGGTAACTCTAGGTGTGACTCCAGTAGCGCAATGGTCAGTGACTAATGGTATTCAAGATTATCTGTCCACTGAATTGAAGGATGTTCCTACGATCAGCTACGATCTTCCGCTCGAGGCAGTAACCAGCTTCGCTCCGGATCTTATCCTCATCCCATCGGAGTCATCTGTACAGAATGGTATCTATGACCAACTGAATAAGATTGCACCGACTTATGTGATTGGGGATAAGCTAAATCAAGATTGGCGTAAATCGCTACTCAAGATTGGTGAAATTCTGAACAAGACTCCTGAAGCAGAGAAAGCCATTAAAGATTATGAAGACAAGGCGGCTGCAGCGAAAGAAAAGCTTAAAGGAGCTATTGGAGAAGAGTCCGTGGCGATTTTATGGTTGGTACAAAAGAACTTCTATATTGTAGACGAAACTCGCAGCAGTGGTGCTGTATTATATACAGACCTTGGTGTAAAGCTGCCTAACTTAGTAACAGAAATTCCTGTTGGTACAAGAGCTACTTGGAATCCAATTTCGCTAGAGAAGCTTTCTGAGCTGACAGCAGATCATATTATCCTTGTAAATAGTGATAAGACTGAGGGTTCGGAGATTCTGGACAGTGCAATTTGGAAAGGCATCCCGGCTGTAAAAGCTGGCAATGTGCATGAAATGAGCTCAACAAGCAGTTGGCTATACAGTGGTGCGAACGCTGGTGGCAAAATTATTGATGATGTGTTAAAAAGTTTTGTGAAATAA
- a CDS encoding 6-pyruvoyl trahydropterin synthase family protein, with translation MLNEVSVCKIFTFDAAHQLIGHKGKCSNLHGHTYKLEVVLKGKPEATEGHSDEGFVIDFSDIKTTVQQSLVDRLDHAFLAMGNEPVLETLTNTGSKVALLSFRTTVENMSCYIAYKLKQAGLPLYAVKLWETPTSWAEVLAEDIPEDGPSYRLYGGCDCE, from the coding sequence ATGCTTAACGAGGTTTCAGTCTGCAAAATATTTACGTTTGATGCGGCGCATCAATTAATTGGTCACAAAGGGAAATGTAGCAATCTGCATGGACATACTTATAAGCTCGAAGTAGTGCTTAAGGGCAAACCAGAGGCTACGGAAGGCCATTCAGACGAAGGGTTTGTTATTGACTTCAGTGATATCAAGACGACTGTGCAACAAAGCCTTGTAGACCGTCTAGATCACGCTTTTCTCGCTATGGGAAACGAACCTGTGTTAGAGACATTAACGAATACGGGTTCCAAAGTAGCTTTGTTGTCTTTCCGCACCACAGTTGAAAATATGTCCTGTTATATTGCCTATAAGCTTAAGCAGGCAGGGCTGCCCTTGTATGCTGTAAAGCTATGGGAGACACCAACCTCCTGGGCAGAAGTGCTGGCTGAAGATATCCCTGAGGATGGACCATCTTACCGCTTGTATGGAGGCTGTGACTGTGAGTAA
- a CDS encoding FecCD family ABC transporter permease — protein MVSPSDFAHRNKNDTQKAIHTRPAAAMGILVIGLAAIAFGLALSVSVGAADIKLATVWEAIFHFNPDVQKHQVIRELRFPRAIAGALVGACFAVAGAIMQGMTRNPLADSGLLGLNAGAGVALAIVFAFAPSISFTSLMLFCFIGAAIASFIVFGIGSLSFNGLTPLRLTLAGSAVSALLVAVSQGIAILFNLSQDIAFWLAGGMGGASWTQIKIIFPWVFVALIAAMMLSRSVTLLSLGREVAVGLGQRTRLVQLACMIVVVVLAGSAVSMVGPIAFIGLIIPHVARYFVGVDYRWIIPCSAVLGSLLIIFADIAARMINAPYETPLGALIAIIGVPFFIYLASKRKGEL, from the coding sequence ATGGTTTCACCCTCAGATTTCGCACATCGTAATAAAAATGATACACAAAAAGCTATACATACCCGACCGGCAGCTGCAATGGGTATTCTAGTGATTGGACTCGCTGCCATTGCCTTTGGACTGGCACTTTCGGTCTCAGTGGGTGCGGCAGATATCAAGCTAGCTACGGTATGGGAAGCAATATTTCATTTCAATCCAGATGTACAAAAACATCAGGTGATAAGAGAACTGCGATTTCCTCGCGCGATAGCAGGTGCTTTGGTCGGTGCTTGCTTCGCAGTAGCAGGGGCAATCATGCAGGGGATGACAAGGAACCCTCTTGCGGATTCAGGTCTGTTAGGCTTGAATGCGGGAGCAGGTGTAGCGCTGGCCATAGTTTTTGCTTTTGCACCTTCGATCTCATTCACTTCACTTATGTTGTTTTGTTTTATAGGTGCTGCTATAGCTTCTTTTATCGTATTTGGAATCGGGTCGCTATCTTTTAATGGCCTTACACCTTTACGTTTGACGCTGGCAGGTTCCGCGGTAAGTGCACTACTGGTTGCTGTTAGTCAGGGCATAGCTATTCTTTTTAACTTATCCCAAGATATAGCCTTCTGGTTGGCTGGCGGAATGGGCGGGGCAAGCTGGACTCAGATCAAGATTATTTTCCCTTGGGTGTTCGTGGCATTAATCGCAGCGATGATGTTATCGCGGTCTGTCACCTTGCTCAGCTTAGGAAGAGAAGTTGCAGTTGGTCTGGGGCAGCGGACAAGATTAGTACAGTTGGCATGTATGATTGTTGTAGTAGTTCTTGCCGGAAGTGCAGTCTCAATGGTTGGCCCGATTGCTTTTATAGGACTAATTATTCCACATGTAGCACGTTATTTCGTTGGAGTAGATTATCGCTGGATCATTCCTTGCTCGGCAGTTCTTGGGAGCTTATTGATCATCTTTGCGGATATCGCCGCTAGAATGATAAATGCCCCTTATGAGACGCCGCTAGGCGCATTAATTGCCATCATCGGTGTACCTTTCTTTATTTACTTAGCGAGTAAGCGGAAGGGGGAGCTGTAA